The following DNA comes from Mesorhizobium sp. B2-1-8.
CGGCCCGCCGGTCTGATCGAGGAAGCCTTCGGCGAACTCGGCAAACGCTGGAAGCCGATCCTCGACACCTATGAGGACAATGGTGTCGATGTCGGCTACGAAATCCATCCCTCGGAGGACGTGTTCGACGGGGCGACCTTCGAGATGTTCCTCGACGCGGTCGGCGGCCACAAGCGCTGCAACATCAACTACGACCCTTCGCACTTCCTGCTGCAGCAGCTCGACTATCTCGAATTCATCGACATCTATCACGAGCGTATCAAGGCCTTCCACGTCAAGGACGCTGAGTTCAATCCAACCGGACGGCAGGGCGTGTACTCCGGGTACCAGAGCTGGACGAACCGCGCTGGTCGTTTCCGTTCGCTCGGTGATGGGCAAGTGGATTTCGGCGGCATCTTCTCCAAGCTGACGCAGTACAATTACGATTCCTGGGCGGTGCTGGAATGGGAATGCTGCCTGAAGCATCCGGAGGACGGTGCGGCCGAAGGGGCGCCCTTCATCCAGCACCACATCATCCGGGTAACGGAGAAGGCATTCGACGATTTCGCCGCCGGCACCACGGACAAGAAGCTGCTGCGCGCCATGATGGGAATTTGACACCGCTTTCGCTTCCCCTCGGGGGAGGGGCATCTCATACGAGGGAGAAAAACATGGTTGGCGCATCGAAGTCGGAAACGGGAGGCGGCCCGATCCGCTACGGCATGGTTGGCGGCGGACAAGGCGCCTTCATCGGTGCGGTGCACCGGATCGCGGCACGCATGGACAATGATTTCGTGCTGGTCGCGGGCGCCCTGTCGTCCGACCCGGCACGTGCGAAAGCCTCGGCCGCCGAACTTGGGCTCGATCCCTCACGCAGCTATGCGTCCTACGCCGAAATGGCCAAGGCCGAGGCGAAGCGCCCGGATGGCATCGAGGCGGTGGCCATCGTCACCCCCAACAACGTGCATGTGCCGGCGGCCAAGGCTTTCCTGGAGGCAGGCATCCACGTCATCTGCGACAAGCCGCTGGCGACCACGCTGGCCGAAGCCAAGAAGCTCGCGGCGATAGTCGAGAAGACCGGCAAGGTGTTCGTACTCACCCACAATTACACCGCCTACCCGATGGTGCGGCAGGCCCGCGAGATGGTGGCCAAGGGCGTCCTCGGCGACATCCGCATCGTGCAGTCGGAGTATCCGCAGGACTGGCTGACCGAGGACCTCGCCGCCACCGGCCAGAAGCAGGCTTCATGGCGGGGCGACCCCAAGCAGGCGGGTGCCGGCGGTGCGCTCGGGGATATCGGCACCCATGCTTACAACCTCGCCCGCTTCGTCTGCGGGCTCGAACTCGACTCCCTGTCGGCCGATCTCGATGCCTTCGTGCCGGGCAGGCTGCTCGACGACAACGTCAATGTCATGCTGCGTTTCAAGCCGACGGGAAAAACGCATCCGGCCAAGGGCATGATCTGGGCAAGCCAGGTGGCGCCCGGTCATGAGAACGGCCTGAAGCTGCGCATCTACGGTTCGAAGGGCGGGCTGGAATGGGTGCAGGCCGATCCCAACTATCTCTGGTACACGCCGTTCGGCCAGCCGAAACAATTGATCACCCGCAACGGCGCCGGTGCGCTGCCGGTGGCAGGCCGTGTCAGCCGCGTTCCCTCAGGCCATCCCGAGGGCTATCTCGAAGGTTTCGCCAACATCTATCAAGAAGCAGCACGCGCCATCCGCGCGGCACGCAAGAAGGGCGGCAAGCCGGCAAAGGATGTCGTCTTCCCGACCATCCAGGACGGCGTCGAAGGCATGGCTTTCATCGAAGCCTGTGTGAAGTCTTCGAAGAAGAATGGGGCGTGGACCAAGCTATAAGGGGCGCCTAGCCAGCGGGAATGGGGAGGGGTCGATGAAAATCGGCATGTGCATGTTCTTGTGGACGACGGCGGTATCGAAGAAGCACGAGCCGTTGCTTCGCGACATCAAGGCAACCGGCTTCGACGGTGTCGAGATCCCGATCTTCGCCGGCACGCCGGACGACTACAGGAAACTGGGCGAGTTGCTCGACCGTATCGGGCTGGAGCGGACCGCTGTTTCAGCGATGGGCGATCCGGCGATGAACCTGATTGCGGCCGATGCGGCAACGCGCAAGGCTGGCGTCGATTACATGAAATGGGCCATCGATTGCGCCGATGCGCTTGGCGCCAGCACGCTGAGCGGACCGCTGCATTCGACGCTTGGCGCCTTTTCCGGGTCCGGGCCGACCGCCGCCGAGAAAAAGCGCTCGATCGCCTCGCAGCGCGCCATCGGCGACCATGCCGGCAAGCGGAACATCACCATCGGGCTCGAGGCGCTGAACCGCTTCGAATGCTATCTCCTCAACACCATGGCCGACCTGTCGGAGCATGTCGACGCAATCGACCGGCCGCACATCAAGGCGATGTACGACACGTTTCATGCCAATATCGAGGAAGCCGACCCGATCGGCGCCTATACGAAGCACCGCAGGAATGTCGTTCATATCCACATATCGGAGAACGATCGCGGCGTGCCGGGACGCGGCAACATTCCGTGGAAAGAAACCTTCGCGGCGATCCGCGAGAGCGGCTACGACGACTGGCTGACCATCGAGGCGTTCGGGCGCTCGCTCAAGGATTTGGCCGCGGCGACCAAGGTGTGGCGCGATTTTTCCGAGACGCCGGAAGCGGTGTACCGGGAGGGGTATAGGCATATCAAGAACGGGTGGAAGAAGGCCGCGTAGGAAGCCGATCACGTTGCGGCGGCGATCCTTCGCGCCCCCCTCTGTCCTGCCGGACATCTCCCCCACGAGGGGGAGATTGGCAGCTTCGCGGCCGTCGCTTTCTTGCAACGCTGGTGATTGGCGAAAGCACGGATGACATCCGATCTCCCCCCTCGTGGGGGAGATGCCCGGTAGGGCGGAGGGGGGCGCTGTCCCGCCGGCCTCTCGTCCGTTTCTATATTACAAAGCTATCCCTGCTTGGCCTGCAGCCTGTTGTAGTCGTGGATCGTCCGGCTCAGCCTGCGGCGCAGGAAGTTGGATATGTTGTCGAAGATGAAGACGACGAGCAGGATCAGCAGCACCATGTAGAAGACATTGGCCCAGTTGGAGTTGGTGCGCATGGCTTCCCACAGTTTCAGGCCGATGCCGCCGGCGCCGACGGCGCCGATGATGGTGGCGCCGCGGGTGTTGGATTCCCACTGGTAGAGCGTCTGGCTGATGAAAATCGGGATCACTTCGGGCATCACGCCGTAGCGCTGCACGAGGAGGCCGTTGGCGCCGGTCGAAAGCACTCCCTCACGTGGCTTGTCATCGATGTTCTCCAGACCTTCCGAATAGACTTTGCCGAGGGTGCCGATCTCGGTGAAGAAGATCGCGGCACAGCCGGCCAGCGGTCCGGGGCCGAAGGCGCGGGTGAAGAACAGCGCCCAGATCAGCATGTCGACCGAGCGCATGAAATCGAAGAAGCGCTTGAGCACCTGGCTGAGCACGCCGCTCGGCGTGATGTTGCGCGCCGCGAAGAAGGCCAGCGGGAAGGCGACGATGCCGCCGAGCAGCGTGCCGAGGAACGCCATGACGATGGTCTGCAAGAGCTTCGTCCAGACGTCGCCGTGCTGCCATTGGGCGTTGTTCCAGATGTTGTCGCCGGCCAGCGCGAGGTTCGACGTGCCGGGCTTCAGTTCTGGTCCCGACATGACCAGCGAGATCACTTCCCCCGCTGATTTGCCGAAGAAGGGCGAGCGTGTGTCGAAGACGAAGTTCGCCCAGCCGAGGAAGCGCTTGCGCACCTTGACCCGGTCGACGGTGACGCGCACCTCGCCGACGAAGCCCATCTTGGCGACGATCTCATCGTCATGAACCGTCATCCAGTCGGGCACCAGGCCCGAGATTACAGGCTTGCCGCTTGTCAGGGCCACCGGCACTGTCTGTCCATGAGCGACAATCGTCGCATAGGTCTTGTCGAAGGTGATGGATTTGGCCTGGCCGTCGATCTGCACGGTGAAGGAACCGTCGGCATTCCTGATCACCCAATCCGGATTTGGATTGTCGCCCAACGCCGAGAAACGCGGATATTTGGGCGTGATCTCCGGCTGGTCGAGACGGAATTCCGGCTGCAGATCGTAGCTGATCCACTGCGTCAGGAAGAGCGGGAGGCGCTCCCAGTGCGATTCCCGCAACACCTGCGGCAGGCTGAAGAACCACAAGGCATAGACCAGGTAGAGGAGAGTGCCAACGAACAGGAGCAGCGGACCGAAGCGCTTGTACGCCGGGCGCTGGAACACCTGCGGATGGCGTGCCTCGATCGACAGAATCTCCTCGGCGGTCATGGTCGTCATGATTTACACCCCCATCATAAAGGCTTGTTCGCCGACCAGCTTGCGGCGAAGCCAGGCGGAAAACTGGTCGATGATGAAGATGGTGGTGAACAGCAGCAGCACCAGCGCCAGCGTCTTGGCGCCGAAGCCGCGGGAGATGGAGAGCTTGAGTTCTTCGCCGATGCCGCCGCCGCCGACGGCGCCAATGATGGTCGAGGCCCGCACGTTGATCTCCACCCGCAGAAGCGTATAGGACACGAAATTGGGCAACACCTGCGGCAGGTCGGCGAAGCGCACCCGCTCGAACCAGTTGGCGCCGACCGCCGTCAGGCCTTCCTCGGCACGCATGTCGATGTTCTCGTTGATCTCGTAGAACAGCTTGCCGAGCGCGCCGATCGAATGCAGGCCGATGGCGATGATGGCAGCGATCGGACCTGTCGAGACGATGGCCGCGAAGAGGCCGGCGATGACGATCTCGGGAAAGGCGCGCAGCAATTCCATGAAACGCTTGACCACCAGCCGCAGAGCCGGATGGGGCGTCAGGTTGCGCGCCGCGATGAAGGAAAAAGGTACCGCGAGGATGAAGCCGATGAAGGTCGAGACCAGCGCCACGTTCACCGTGGTCAGCATCAGCTCGAAATATTCGGGGACGTAGAAACCGCCCCACACATAGACACGGCCAAGCGGGAAGTTGAATTCCTGGGTGCCGGTATCATGCGGCGAGGCGATGTCGAACAGCGCCCGCCAGACGTCGTTCCAGTCCCTCGGGACCAGCCAACTCAGGAAATCCAGTATGTGCGGCAGCCGGTCGAAGAAATGCCCGGCATTGGCTTCGTCGGCGAACCACATGCTGGAGAGCATCGCGGCAAGCAGCAGTCCGACGCCGAGCACGGTATAGAACCGGCGCAGCGACGTCTGGCGTCGCCATGCATCGGCCGTCTGGTGGGTGGCGCCGGAGGGGGTTGTCACGGAAAGGGTCATGATCGGAGATGCAAAAAGGGGCGGTACTTCGAAGTACCGCCCCTTTGCAATTTCGCCGTTAGCCGCCGATGGCTGCCTTACGGGCTTCGACGATGACCTTGTAGAAGTCCGGCTTCACCGGAACGTAGCCGGTGAAGTCGCCGCCTTCGACGCCTTCGAAGCAAGCCTTGTCCTTCTTGGGCAGATCGGTGAAGAAGGCGGCCAGCTTGGCGGTCATGTCGTCGCCTATCGCGGTGCGCACGACGAGCGGGCCGTTCGGGATCAGGCCCGAGCGCCAGACTTCGACGAAGTCGTTGGGGTCGACGGCGCCCTTGGCGACTTCCTTGTGGAAGGTGCCGGAGGTGTAGCCGTTCTTGAAGTCGCCGATGCCCGAGGAATCGTCGACCGCGACGTCGACCTTGCCATCACGCACGGCCAGAACGTTGTTTTCGTGGCCGCCGTTGAACTGGGTCGAAGCGAAGAAGGCTTCGTTCGAGGCGCCGGTGGTCTTCGGAATCTGGGTCAGCGGGATCAGGTAACCGGAGGTCGAATCCGGATCGGCATAGCCGAGCTTCTTGCCCTTGGCCGACTTGATGTCGGTGATCCCGGAGGTCTTCAGCGCCAGGCCGATAGAATAATAGCCGGTGGCGCCGTCGGTCTGCTTGGTGGTGAGGATCGGGGTAACCGCCTTCGGATCCTTGAGATAGACGCTGGCATAGCCGGAAGCGCCGAGTTCGGCGAAGTCGAGCGTGCCGCCGAGCAGGCCCTGGATGACGCCGTCATAGTCGGCGGCGGGGAACAGCGAAACCTTCTCGAAGCCGAATTCCGTCTTCAGGTGATCGGCCAGGCACTGGTAGTTGCGCAGCCGGTCGGTTTCGTTTTCGCCACCGAGAATGCCGACGCGAAATTCCTTCATGTCGGCGGCGTGGGCCATGCTGGTGGCCATGGCGAGCACCGAAACGGCACCGAAAACCATCTTCCTGAACATTGATATCTCTCCTGTAAGTTCCGGCCCCGCGCCGGCAGCGTTCTTGATCTTGACAAGTGCCCTTGACGCGGGCGGACGATCCAGGCTGCTCGCTATGCCCGTAATGGGCTCAGTATCCCGGAAATGCGGGTTCGAGCGGTCCGGCGGATGCGGCGATCTTCTGCTTGAAGGCTACGCTGGTGGAGGTGATGACCTCCGATATCTCGCCGCCATTGCTGTCGGCGCCGTAGACAAGACGCACGGCGTCGCGGTCGAGCTCTTCGGGCGGCCCGTCGAAGACGACCTTGCCGGCGGCCATGCCGATGACGCGGTTGCAATAGGTACGAGCGGTATCGAGCGTATGCAGGTTGGTGACGACGGTGATGCCTTCGCGCAGATTGATGTCCTGCAGCGAATCCATCACCACCTTGGCGTTGAGCGGGTCGAGCGAGGCGATCGGCTCGTCGGCGAGGATCACCCTGGGCTGCTGCATCATGGCGCGGGCGATGGCGACGCGCTGCTGCTGGCCGCCAGACAAGGTGCCGGCCGGCTGAAGTGCCGTACGGGCGATGTCGAGCCGCTCGAGCGCGGCGACCGCCTCTGCGCACTCGGCGCGCGAGAACATGCCGAGAAGGTTGGACAGGGTCGAGCGGTGGTTCAGTTTGCCGAGCAGCACGTTGGTCAGCACGTCGAGGCGCGGCACCAGGTTGAACTGCTGGAAGATCATGGCGCAATCGCGCTGCCAGCGCCGCAAGGGCGAGCCGCGCAACTGGGAAACCTCCGCGCCGTCAAAAAAAATCGACCCCTGGCTGGGATCGACAAGACGGTTGATCATGCGAAGAAGAGTCGACTTGCCGGCGCCCGAACGGCCAATGACGCCAACCATCTGCCCCTGCGGGATCGAGATGTTGACGTCACTGACGGCGGTGTTCTTGCCAAATCGTCGGCTGACGCCGCGGATTTCGAGCGTGGCAGAGCTTGCTGACATGGGCTGGTTCCAGTCCGGTCCATATTGATCGTCAGGCTCTCGCCTAACGCAGCCACATGAACCTGCCGTGTCGCCGGCATGTCAGTTTTGTTACGCTCCACAGATACGACGGTCGGCGTCCTGCTGGCGATCAGCCAAGCACCAGCAATTCCTCGAAATGTTTCATGTCGCGGAATGCGCAGAAGGCGGGGGCCTTGATCTCGATCACCGGAGCCTGCCGCGCGAAAAGCGCCAGGCAATCGTCGAACAGTGCCTGCCATGCGGCAGCGCTGTCGTCGGCGAGACGCTGGATCTGGTAGGCGAAGGTGATGTGAAAGACGTAATTGTCGTGGTCGGGGTGCCGGTAGCCGAACGGCACAGTCAGAGCATCGCGCCATGCACGCATGATGCGCATGTCCTCGTCGGTCGCGCCGGCAACCGTGAGGCCGGTCGGCACGATCTCGAGCACCTCGATGTTGAACGGGCCGGCGCCCTCGAAACCCTTGAGGCGCTCCAGATAGAGCCGGGTCATGGCGTCGATGCTGGTGTCGAGCGGGACGTCCCGCGGCCAGTAAGGCAACCGGCGGCGATATTCGATGATGCCCTGGAACAGCGTCATGTGCAGGCTGGAGACCGGCGTGAAGGCGAGGCGATCGGCGTCCGGCATTGCCATCATCCGATTGCGTACAGTGAGCACCACCGCTTCGGATGGCGAGCCGCTGACCAGATGGCTGACGACGGTGTTGCCGGGCTCGAGGAGAAAATTGCCCGACGCGTCGTAGCGCGTGCCGAGATGCGTCGGCGGCGACGGATTGGAGCCGGCAAAGAATCCGGCGAGCGAGGGCCTGACAGTTTCGAGCATGGCGATCTCCTTGGGAGATGGCGTCCTGTCCGAATCTTATGTCAGGGATATGAACAGGCTCGCTCTACGACGATGATGTGAGGGCTCTGTCTCTTTGCCTGACGCAACCGGTTCCCAGTTTTCCTGGAATTGCGCTATCCTTCGTATTTCTCCAGGAACGCCTCGGCCGACAAATCCCGAAAATCGTCGAGCGAAGCGCGTAGCCTGGCATGGTCCCAGTCCCACCAGGCCAGTGCCTGGTAGCGCTCGGCGGTGCGCCGGTCGAAGCGCTCGCGGATCGGCTTGGCCGGCACGCCGGCGACGATGGTGTAGGGCGCGACGTCCCTCGAGACGACCGCGCCAGCGCCAACCGCGGCACCATCACCGACGGTGACGCCGGGCAGGACGGTCGAGCCGTGGCCGAGCCAGGTGTCGTGGCCTATGGTGACGCGCTTGGCGCGACGCTGAGCGAAGAATTCGCTCTCATGCTCAGCGTCGTCCCAATAGTCCGACGCGCGGTAAGTGAAGTGGTGCAGCGTCGGCCGCCATGTCGGATGGTTGGTGGCGTTGAGGCGCACGCTGGCCGCGATGTTGGCGAATTTGCCGATCGTCGCACACCAGACGGCGCAGTCCTGCATCATGTAGGAATAATCGCCGAGCTCGCTTTCCGAAACCCGGCTGCGGTCGGCGATCTCGGTCCAGCGGCCGAGCGTCGAGTTGTGCACCTCCGCCGTCGGGTGGACCAGCGGCGTCTCCGACAATTTCCTGGTCATGCGGCGAGCTTTCCCGGCGCGAAGGCGGTAACGTCGATGACGCGGTCGGCCACCGCCTCGCGCACTTCGTGGTCATGGAAGATGCCGAGCAAGGCGACGCCTGCCGCCTTCTTGGCGGCGATGAGTTCGATCACCACGTCGCGGTTGGTCGCGTCGAGCGATGCGGTCGGCTCGTCGAGCAGCAGGATCGGATGTTCGGTGATGAAACCGCGCGCGATGTTGACGCGCTGCTGCTCGCCGCCGGAGAAGGTTGCCGGCGGCAGCATCCAGAGCTTTTCCGGCAGATTGAGCTGGGCCAACAGGGCCCGTGCCTTACCCCTCGCGACCTCACGCTCCTCGCCGCGTTCGACCAGTGGTTCGGCGACGACATCGAGCGCCGAAACGCGCGGCACGGTGCGCAGGAACTGACTGACATAGCCGATCGTTTGCCGGCGAACGGAAAGCACCGTGCGCGGGCTGGCATGGGCGAGATCGATCAGCCCGTCCTCGTGCATGACGATGATCTGGCCCTCGTCGACGGCGTAGTTGCCGTAGAGCATCTTCAGGATCGAGCTCTTGCCGGCACCGGACGGGCCGCCGAGCACGGTGCATTCACCCGCCTTGATCGAGAACGAGACACCCGCAACGACAGGCAATTTGATGCCGTCGCGCAGATGCATGGTGAAGCTCTTGGCGACGTCGGAGACAACGAGAGGGGTCGGCATCAGAAGGTTCTCCAACCGTCAATCGTCGGCGGGACAGCGCCCCCCTCTGCCTTGCCAGGCATCTCCCCCTCAAGGGGGGAGATCGGCTGTCGCATTCGTCGTCGCCAATCTGCTGCATTGTAGAATAGGCGGGACATGGAAACTGCCAATCTCCCCCCTTGAGGGGGAGATGGCCGGCAGGCCAGAGGGGGGTGTTCAAGCGCCATCGTCAAACCTGTAGGATCGAGGAAACCAGCAATTGCGTGTAGGGCGCGCGCGGGTCATCGAGCACGCGGTCGGTGAGGCCGCTTTCGACGACGCGGCCGTCCTTCATCACCATCATGCGCTGCGACAGAAGCCGCGCCACGGCGAGGTCGTGGGTGACGACGATCGCGGCAAGGCCAAGGTCGGTGACCAGACCGCGCAGGAGGTCAAGCAGGCGCGCCTGCACGGAAACATCGAGGCCGCCGGTGGGCTCGTCCATGAACACCAGCCGTGGCCCGGTGACGAGGTTGCGGGCGATCTGCAGGCGCTGGCGCATGCCGCCGGAAAAGGCTCGCGGTTCGTCGTCGATGCGGTCTTCCTCGATCTCGACGCGCGACAGCCAGTCGACCGCCGTGGCGCGGATCTTGCCGTAGTGGCGCTCGCCGACCGCCATCAGACGCTCGCCGACATTGGCGCCGGCCGACACGGTCATGCGCAGCCCATCGGCCGGGTTCTGATGGACAAAACCCCAGTCGGTGCGCATCAGGAAGCGGCGCTCGGCCTCGCTCATGCGGTAGAGTTCGCGGAAGTGGCCGTCGCGCATGCGGTAGCTGGCGGTGCCGGAGGAGGGCAGCAGCCGCGTCGACAGGCAATTGAGCAGCGTCGTCTTGCCGGAGCCGGATTCGCCGACGACCGCCAGAACCTCGCCCGGCCACAGGTCGAAAGAGACGTTGTCGCAGCCGACGCGCGAGCCGTAGAATTTCGACAGCGCCGAGACGCGCAACAGCGGTTCGTCGGTCATTGCGCCGGCTCCATGTTTCCTGGGGCAAGATCGGTTTCGGGGGCAAGGTGGCCGCGATGGCCCTCTTCACGCCGCTTCTCGCAATAATCGGTGTCGGAGCAGACGAACATATGGCCGCCATGGTCGTCGAGGATGACCTCGTCGAGATAGACATTCTCGGCCGCGCACAGCGCGCAGGGCTGGTCGAAAGTCTGCACCTCGAACGGATGATCCTCGAAGTCGAGGCTGACGACATCGGTGAAGGGCGGCACCGCGTAGATACGCTTTTCGCGGCCGGCGCCGAACAGCTGCAGGGCCGGGGAGCGGTGCATCTTGGGATTGTCGAACTTCGGCGTCGGCGACGGGTCCATCACATAACGGCCCTCGACCTTGACCGGATAGGCATAGGTGGTGGCGATACGCCCGTGTTTGGCGATGTCCTCATAGAGTTTCACATGCATGAGGCCATATTCCTCCAGCGCATGCATCTTGCGTGTTTCGGTCTCGCGCGGCTCGAGGAAGCGCAGCGGTTCGGGAATCGGCACCTGGTAGACCAGCACCTGGCCAGCGGTGAGCGGATGTTCGGGGATGCGATGGCGGGTCTGGATGATGGTGGCGGCGGCAGTATCGGTCGTCACCGCGACGTTAGCGACTTTCTTGAAGAAGGCGCGGATCGAGACGGCATTGGTGGTGTCGTCGGCGCCCTGGTCGATGACCTTCAGCACGTCATCGGGGCCGATGATCGATGCCGTGACCTGGACGCCGCCGGTGCCCCAGCCATAGGGCATCGGCATTTCGCGCGACGCGAACGGCACCTGGTAGCCGGGGATGGCGATGCCCTTGAGGATCGCGCGGCGGATCATCCTTTTGGTCTGCTCGTCGAGATAGGCGAAGTTGTAGGTGGCGATGTCGGTCGGTTGCGCAGTCATTCCGCTGCCTCCTTCTTTTCTTCCGCCTTTGCTGGATTTTCGCGGGCCTCATACTCGGCGCGCATGCGGCGCACGAGGTCGAGCTCGGCCTGGAAGTCGACATAGTGCGGCAGCTTCAAATGCTCGACGAAGCCGGTGGCCTGGACATTGTCGGAGTGCGAGATGACGAACTCCTCGTCCTGCGCGGCAGCAAGGATGTCCTCGCCGAGTTCGGAGGCGCGCAGCGCCCGGTCGCAGAGCGCCATGGCCATCGCCTTGCGCTCGCTCTGGCCGAAGACGAGGCCGTAGCCACGGGTGAATTGCGGCGGCGCCTTGGCCGAACCCTTGAACTGGTTGACCATCTGGCATTCGGTGACCCGCACCGTGCCGAGCGGCACGGCGAACGGCAGTTCGGGCACGTCGAGCTCCAGCTCGACCTCGCCGATGCGGATCTCGCCGACGAAGGGATGGTTGCGGGCATAGCCGCGCTGCGTGGAATAGCCGAGCGCCAGCAGAAAACCCTCGTCACCGCGCGACAGCGC
Coding sequences within:
- a CDS encoding alpha-D-ribose 1-methylphosphonate 5-phosphate C-P-lyase PhnJ, whose product is MTAQPTDIATYNFAYLDEQTKRMIRRAILKGIAIPGYQVPFASREMPMPYGWGTGGVQVTASIIGPDDVLKVIDQGADDTTNAVSIRAFFKKVANVAVTTDTAAATIIQTRHRIPEHPLTAGQVLVYQVPIPEPLRFLEPRETETRKMHALEEYGLMHVKLYEDIAKHGRIATTYAYPVKVEGRYVMDPSPTPKFDNPKMHRSPALQLFGAGREKRIYAVPPFTDVVSLDFEDHPFEVQTFDQPCALCAAENVYLDEVILDDHGGHMFVCSDTDYCEKRREEGHRGHLAPETDLAPGNMEPAQ
- the phnK gene encoding phosphonate C-P lyase system protein PhnK; this encodes MTDEPLLRVSALSKFYGSRVGCDNVSFDLWPGEVLAVVGESGSGKTTLLNCLSTRLLPSSGTASYRMRDGHFRELYRMSEAERRFLMRTDWGFVHQNPADGLRMTVSAGANVGERLMAVGERHYGKIRATAVDWLSRVEIEEDRIDDEPRAFSGGMRQRLQIARNLVTGPRLVFMDEPTGGLDVSVQARLLDLLRGLVTDLGLAAIVVTHDLAVARLLSQRMMVMKDGRVVESGLTDRVLDDPRAPYTQLLVSSILQV